From Qipengyuania soli:
ACGGAGCGCACGGACGAAAATGTCGAGAGCAACGGGGAACTGTTCCTGCATCACCTTGCGGCGGCGCTGGGCGAGGAAGCTGACCACGAGCATCGGCAGCCCGATTGCGCCCGCCGCAGCGAAGGCGAGGATGATCTGGATGACGCCGAGTGTCAGGGAATAGCCGTAGGACACTGCCATGGTGGTCACGACAAGCATGAGTGCGGCGAACAGCACCACCATCCCAAGTGATATCTGGGCAAAGCCGAATGGCACTGCAGCCATCATGAGGTCACGGCGGAAATTGTTTATCGGTTTGCTCAGCAAGCCGATGTTGACCGGGTTGCCGATAGGATCATGTTTGCGCAGCGCGCCCAGGATTTCTTCGCGTTTCTGACCCTTGGCAATCAGCTTCAGTCGCTTGTTGACCGCGCCGGCGTGGGCACGTCCCGCAAGACCTATCCGCAAGGCCACCTGAGACATCAGGAAGATGGACGCAAATATGGCGACCAGGATCAGGACACGGGTGGCGTCTCCGGTCAGCATCAGACTTTACCTAGATCGAGGTTGGGCCGGAATAGATCAGCGGGCAGATCTATGCCGTGCTCGGCGGCCGTTTCCAGGAACTTAGGGCGGATGCCGGTGGCTTCATGCCGACCGAGGACCTCGCCGTTCTCTCCGCGGCCTTCCATCTTGAAGCGGAAGATTTCCTGCATCGTGATGGTTTGGCCTTCCATGCCCACCAGTTCGGAAACGCTGAGCAGGCGGCGCCTGCCATCTGCCTGGCGCCCGATCTGGACCACCACATTGATGGCCGATGCGATCTGCGCACGGGCCGCAGTCGGCGAGATGTCGATACCGCTCATGCCGACCATCTGCTCGACGCGAGAGAGGGAATCGCGCGCGGTATTGGCGTGGACCGTGGTCATCGAGCCATCGTGGCCGGTGTTCATTGCCTGCAGCATGTCGAAGGCTTCACCAGCGCGGACTTCGCCCACGATGATTCGGTCTGGGCGCATGCGCAGGGCATTCTTTACGAGATCGCGCTGATTGACTTCGCCGCGGCCTTCGATGTTGGCCGGGCGCGTTTCGAGACGGGCAACGTGTTCCTGCTGCAACTGGAGTTCTGCCGAGTCCTCGATCGTGACGATGCGCTCACGCCCGTCGATGTAGGACGACAGGGCGTTGAGCAGCGTCGTCTTGCCCGAGCCGGTACCGCCGGAAATCAGGACGTTGCGGCGCGACCGCACGATGGCTGCAAGAACCTCGGCGACGGCGGCCGGGATACTGCCCAGCTCGACCAGCTTTTCCATGCCGATCCGCTTCTTGGCAAACTTACGAATGGAGAGCAGCGAGCCGTCGATCGCCAGCGGGGCGACGATGGCATTAACGCGACTGCCATCTGCGAGACGTGCATCGACGAATGGCGAGGATTCATCGACGCGGCGACCAACCGCGCTGACGATTTTCTGGATGATGCGCAGCAAGTGCTTTTCATCCTGGAAGCGGGTCGTGGCGCGTTCGAGCAGGCCGAAGCGTTCGACGAAAACATCACGGTGCCCGTTGACGAGAATGTCGGTGATGGACTCGTCGGCCAGCAAGGGTTCGAGCGGTCCTAGGCCGAGGAGCTCGTCGAGTACTTCGCCCACGAGGCGCTTGCGCTCGCTTGCGTTGAGCGCGGCGTCCTCTTCGACAAGGAGGCCCAGGACGATGTCGCCAACTTCCTCTTCGATCTGCTCGCGCGACATGCGGTCG
This genomic window contains:
- a CDS encoding type II secretion system F family protein, which gives rise to MLTGDATRVLILVAIFASIFLMSQVALRIGLAGRAHAGAVNKRLKLIAKGQKREEILGALRKHDPIGNPVNIGLLSKPINNFRRDLMMAAVPFGFAQISLGMVVLFAALMLVVTTMAVSYGYSLTLGVIQIILAFAAAGAIGLPMLVVSFLAQRRRKVMQEQFPVALDIFVRALRSGHPVSSAIDLLTQEMNDPIGTEFGLISDEISYGADLHEALEDMAERWDLDDIRMFVVSLSVQNETGGNLAEILEALSKVIRERATLYLKVRALSSEGRMTGWLLTALPVIAFLILFTSNPKFYLDVSTDPIFYIGFPLMVAWFFVGVFWIKNMVNLKV
- a CDS encoding CpaF family protein produces the protein MKWQFIGGGKSENADIVGSDAHAAQPVPMFEVDEELDKLLALKTSIHRKLLDRINLSLLDRMSREQIEEEVGDIVLGLLVEEDAALNASERKRLVGEVLDELLGLGPLEPLLADESITDILVNGHRDVFVERFGLLERATTRFQDEKHLLRIIQKIVSAVGRRVDESSPFVDARLADGSRVNAIVAPLAIDGSLLSIRKFAKKRIGMEKLVELGSIPAAVAEVLAAIVRSRRNVLISGGTGSGKTTLLNALSSYIDGRERIVTIEDSAELQLQQEHVARLETRPANIEGRGEVNQRDLVKNALRMRPDRIIVGEVRAGEAFDMLQAMNTGHDGSMTTVHANTARDSLSRVEQMVGMSGIDISPTAARAQIASAINVVVQIGRQADGRRRLLSVSELVGMEGQTITMQEIFRFKMEGRGENGEVLGRHEATGIRPKFLETAAEHGIDLPADLFRPNLDLGKV